In Gopherus flavomarginatus isolate rGopFla2 chromosome 1, rGopFla2.mat.asm, whole genome shotgun sequence, a single genomic region encodes these proteins:
- the LOC127036131 gene encoding olfactory receptor 52R1-like, which translates to MSDSNTTDFTNPSTFILLGIPGLEAAHIWISIPFCTMYVTAILGNFTILFIIKREPSLHGPMYYFLCMLAVTDLVMSTSILPKTLSIFWFNSREIDFSACLTQMYFIHCFSGMESGIFVAMAFDRYMAICDPLRHSTTLTNPVVAKIGLAVVLRSGMLVLPYPFLARSWSYCTTNIIPQSYCEHIAVVKLSCTDIHVSSYYGLFLTFSVIGLDVSFIAVSYTHILWAIFHLPTKDARLKTFGTCGSHICVILAFYIPALFSFLTHRFGHNVPLHFHILMANMYLLVPPMLNPIIYGVRTKGIRDRVLQLFTHKGT; encoded by the coding sequence atgtcagattccaacacaaccgacttcaccaacccctccaccttcatcctgctgggcattcctggcctggaggcggCCCacatctggatctccatccccttctgcaccatgtatgtCACAGCCATCTTGGGGAATTTCACCATCTTGTTCATTATTAAGAGAGAGCCAAGTCTCCatgggcccatgtactatttcctctgcatgctggccgtcACCGACCTGGTCATGTCCACATCCATCCTGCCCAAAacactgagcatcttctggttcaattccagggagatcgatttcagtgcctgcctcacccagatgtacttcattcactgcttctcagggatggagtctgggatcttcgtggccatggcttttgatcgttACATGGCCATCTGTGATCCCTTGAGACATTCCACCACCCTGACAAACCCTGTGGTGGCCAAGATCGGCCTGGCTGTGGTGCTGCGCAGTGGCATGCTCGTGCTGCCCTATCCTTTTCTAGCGAGAAGTTGGTCATATTGTACAACTAATATTATCCCACAATCATATTGTGAGCACATAGCCGTGGTGAAGCTGTCCTGCACCGACATCCATGTCAGTAGTTACTACGGGCTCTTTCTGACATTCTCTGTTATTGGATTGGATGTGTCTTTTATTGCTGTGTCCTACACCCATATCCTTTGGGCCATCTTCCAcctccccacaaaggacgccAGGCTAAAGACATTTGGGACCTGTGGCTCCCACATCTGTGTCAtcttagccttttacatcccagCTCTATTCTCCTTCCTCACACACCGGTTTGGCCAcaatgtgcccctgcatttccacATTCTCATGGCCAACATGTACCTCCTGGttccccccatgttaaaccccatcatctacggggTAAGGACCAAAGGGATCCGGGACAGGGTGCTCcagctctttactcataaagggACTTGA